From one Catenuloplanes nepalensis genomic stretch:
- a CDS encoding putative bifunctional diguanylate cyclase/phosphodiesterase: protein MELNLTGDRVIGRWAHIIRRRFPAAETLTEQARDDIASLASTLRLVPADTPCPVLDELFRGRPGLTSVAVEGPDGRLGLIMRERFLLAMSGAFGYGRPLANRQTVAELTDWHPLVLLAGTSVLTAAQRLRTRPREARYDDVIVSDGDTRLSSVSAALLLDTLTERLSAKVIRDELTGLANRAHFLEQLEAACIDASDPDVPGPRVVVAFIDLDHMKKINDSFGHHVGDVVLTSLAARLAAVAKEDELVARLGGDEFAVLTRLPDEATEPEVKEIGDRYRAAAAETDPMILPGARTKASVGVATSGVRADAETVLSAADMAMYRAKQAGGDDVVTVMGVDAGLPGDVEQVDRSVRQAIAGDELRLVYQPIVRISDRTMVSVEALVRWEHPRLGWLSPDRFLPGAERTGQMPALDRWVLRTACADLVALTERFGDAAPPSVNVNVSTRTLATPFDVTVLDVLAETGLPPDRLRLELPETADLTLLAGAHARLERLRESGVHLTLDDMGAGSTTLRHLSTLTVHGMKIDQVFVAGMLDNPRDHTVVKLLTDLGHGLQLRVTAEGVETAAQLEALAALGVEHAQGWHIGRPAPLEDLAASLTAS, encoded by the coding sequence GTGGAGCTGAATCTCACGGGTGACCGGGTGATCGGCCGCTGGGCCCACATCATCCGACGGCGGTTCCCGGCCGCGGAGACGCTGACCGAGCAGGCGCGCGACGACATCGCGTCGCTCGCCTCCACGCTGCGGCTGGTGCCGGCCGACACGCCCTGCCCGGTGCTGGACGAGCTGTTCCGCGGCCGTCCCGGGCTCACCTCGGTCGCGGTCGAGGGGCCGGACGGGCGCCTCGGCCTGATCATGCGGGAGCGGTTCCTGCTCGCCATGTCCGGCGCGTTCGGCTACGGCCGGCCGCTCGCCAACCGGCAGACCGTGGCCGAGCTCACCGACTGGCACCCGCTGGTGCTGCTGGCCGGCACCAGCGTGCTCACCGCGGCGCAGCGGCTGCGCACCCGGCCGCGGGAGGCCCGCTACGACGACGTGATCGTCTCCGACGGCGACACCCGGCTCAGCTCGGTCTCGGCCGCGTTGCTGCTGGACACGCTGACCGAGCGGCTCTCCGCCAAGGTGATCCGCGACGAGCTGACCGGGCTGGCGAACCGCGCCCACTTCCTGGAGCAGCTGGAGGCGGCCTGCATCGACGCGTCCGACCCGGACGTGCCGGGCCCGCGCGTGGTGGTGGCGTTCATCGACCTGGACCACATGAAGAAGATCAACGACTCGTTCGGGCACCACGTCGGCGACGTGGTGCTGACCTCGCTGGCGGCCCGGCTCGCCGCGGTCGCGAAGGAGGACGAGCTGGTCGCACGGCTCGGCGGCGACGAGTTCGCGGTGCTCACCCGGCTGCCGGACGAGGCGACCGAGCCCGAGGTCAAGGAGATCGGCGACCGTTACCGGGCGGCCGCGGCGGAGACCGACCCGATGATCCTGCCGGGCGCGCGGACCAAGGCCAGCGTGGGCGTGGCGACCTCGGGCGTGCGGGCCGACGCGGAGACCGTGCTCAGCGCCGCGGACATGGCCATGTACCGGGCGAAGCAGGCCGGCGGCGACGACGTGGTGACCGTCATGGGCGTGGACGCCGGCCTGCCCGGGGACGTGGAGCAGGTCGACCGGTCGGTGCGGCAGGCGATCGCGGGCGACGAGCTGCGCCTGGTCTACCAGCCGATCGTGCGGATCTCGGACCGGACCATGGTGAGCGTGGAGGCGCTGGTCCGCTGGGAGCACCCGCGCCTCGGGTGGCTCTCGCCGGACCGGTTCCTGCCCGGCGCGGAGCGCACCGGGCAGATGCCGGCGCTGGACCGCTGGGTGCTCCGGACCGCCTGCGCCGATCTGGTCGCGCTGACCGAGCGGTTCGGCGACGCGGCGCCGCCGTCGGTGAACGTCAATGTCTCCACCCGCACGCTGGCCACGCCGTTCGACGTGACCGTGCTGGACGTGCTGGCCGAGACCGGGCTGCCGCCGGACCGGCTGCGTCTGGAACTGCCGGAGACCGCGGACCTGACGCTGCTGGCCGGCGCGCACGCCCGGCTGGAGCGGCTGCGCGAGTCCGGCGTGCACCTGACGCTGGACGACATGGGCGCGGGCTCCACCACGCTGCGGCACCTCTCCACGCTGACCGTGCACGGCATGAAGATCGACCAGGTGTTCGTGGCCGGCATGCTGGACAACCCGCGCGACCACACCGTCGTCAAGCTGCTCACCGACCTCGGCCACGGCCTGCAACTGCGCGTCACCGCGGAGGGCGTCGAGACGGCCGCCCAGCTGGAGGCCCTGGCCGCGCTCGGCGTCGAACACGCCCAGGGCTGGCACATCGGCCGCCCCGCACCCCTGGAGGACCTGGCCGCCTCCCTGACGGCCTCGTAG
- a CDS encoding esterase-like activity of phytase family protein: MALQRELSTDPAGVVRIGRYDVATKSWTWFGYRLETTTTAGDWIGLSEIVAVDRDTLAVIERDKLNGPAAKVKRVYTVTAPARDPAAGTLPVLHKKLAIDVLPALRAGNGWTQEKLEGLTIGGDGTVYAITDNDGLEDATGETVLLRLGPARKLL, encoded by the coding sequence GTGGCGCTGCAGCGCGAGCTGAGCACGGACCCGGCCGGCGTGGTGCGGATCGGCCGCTACGACGTGGCCACGAAGTCCTGGACCTGGTTCGGCTACCGGCTGGAGACGACCACCACGGCCGGCGACTGGATCGGCCTCTCCGAGATCGTGGCGGTCGACCGCGACACGCTCGCGGTGATCGAGCGGGACAAGCTGAACGGCCCGGCCGCGAAGGTCAAGCGGGTCTACACGGTCACGGCCCCGGCCAGGGACCCGGCCGCGGGCACGCTGCCGGTGCTGCACAAAAAGCTGGCGATCGACGTGCTGCCCGCGCTGCGCGCCGGCAACGGCTGGACGCAGGAGAAGCTGGAGGGCCTGACGATCGGCGGCGACGGCACCGTCTACGCGATCACCGACAACGACGGCCTGGAGGACGCGACCGGCGAAACCGTCCTGCTCCGCCTCGGCCCGGCCCGCAAGCTCCTCTGA
- a CDS encoding esterase-like activity of phytase family protein, giving the protein MRGSPHIARCSPRGWTVFDTRTGRVAWDAGNTFEWLAVTHGLHNDGRADNKGSEPEGLAVATYQGKRYAFVASERSNFVAVYDLSDPVRPAFRQILATTNGPEGLLPIPSRGLFAVSSETDEADVNVRSSLTLFRLGTERPGFPGIVSTKDIGWGALGALSAVPGKKDRLYSVTDAAYSPTRILTIDTGRTPAEINRELTVTDASGAPAGYDAEGISARAQGGFWLGVEGATGAGNQLVRLDAAGRTVEVVALPADVASGLAKQGIEASPRSPAVPASTSGWRCSAS; this is encoded by the coding sequence ATGCGCGGATCGCCACACATCGCTCGCTGTTCACCCCGCGGCTGGACCGTCTTCGACACGCGCACCGGGCGGGTCGCCTGGGACGCGGGCAACACGTTCGAGTGGCTCGCGGTCACCCACGGGCTGCACAACGACGGCCGCGCGGACAACAAGGGCAGCGAGCCGGAGGGCCTCGCGGTCGCGACGTACCAGGGGAAGCGCTACGCGTTCGTCGCGTCCGAGCGGAGCAACTTCGTCGCGGTCTACGACCTGAGCGACCCGGTGCGCCCGGCGTTCCGGCAGATCCTGGCCACCACGAACGGGCCGGAGGGCCTGCTGCCGATCCCGTCGCGCGGGCTGTTCGCGGTCTCCAGCGAGACCGACGAGGCCGACGTGAACGTGCGGTCCAGCCTCACGCTCTTCCGGCTGGGCACGGAACGGCCGGGCTTCCCCGGCATCGTGTCCACGAAGGACATCGGCTGGGGCGCGCTCGGCGCGCTCTCCGCGGTGCCGGGGAAGAAGGACCGGCTCTACTCGGTGACGGACGCGGCGTACTCGCCGACCCGGATCCTCACCATCGACACCGGCAGGACGCCCGCCGAGATCAACCGTGAGCTGACGGTGACGGACGCGTCCGGCGCGCCGGCCGGCTACGACGCGGAGGGCATCTCCGCGCGGGCGCAGGGCGGATTCTGGCTCGGCGTCGAGGGCGCCACCGGCGCCGGCAACCAGTTGGTCCGGCTGGACGCGGCCGGCCGTACCGTGGAGGTGGTCGCTCTTCCGGCCGACGTGGCGTCCGGGCTGGCCAAGCAGGGCATCGAGGCGTCTCCGCGGTCACCGGCCGTTCCGGCGAGCACGTCTGGGTGGCGCTGCAGCGCGAGCTGA
- the ddaH gene encoding dimethylargininase, producing the protein MFSHRRYLMCRPTYFAVEYAINPWMDPAAPYDTELAVRQWTALREVYTRLGHTVEEIDPLPGLPDMVFAANGATVVDGTVLAVQFRDPERADEGPAYANWFRRAGFDVVEAKAVNEGEGDILLAGGVLLAGTGFRTAHESHLQAQEVLRRPVVSLQLVDPNYYHLDTALCVLDERTIAYLPEAFTPGSREVLRRLFPDAILAGADDAAVLGLNAVSDGHNVVLPVQAGNLAQQLTDRGFRPIGVDVSELRKAGGGPKCCTLEIRAGD; encoded by the coding sequence ATGTTCTCGCACCGGCGCTACCTCATGTGCCGCCCGACGTATTTCGCGGTCGAGTACGCGATCAACCCGTGGATGGACCCGGCCGCGCCGTACGACACGGAGCTGGCCGTCCGGCAGTGGACCGCGCTGCGCGAGGTCTACACCCGGCTCGGGCACACGGTCGAGGAGATAGACCCGCTGCCCGGCCTGCCCGACATGGTGTTCGCCGCGAACGGCGCGACCGTGGTCGACGGCACCGTGCTCGCGGTGCAGTTCCGCGACCCGGAGCGGGCCGACGAGGGACCGGCCTACGCGAACTGGTTCCGCCGCGCCGGCTTCGACGTGGTCGAGGCGAAGGCGGTCAACGAGGGCGAGGGCGACATCCTGCTCGCCGGCGGCGTGCTGCTGGCCGGCACCGGGTTCCGCACCGCGCACGAGTCGCACCTGCAGGCCCAGGAGGTGCTGCGCCGCCCGGTGGTCTCGCTGCAACTCGTCGACCCGAACTACTACCACCTGGACACCGCGCTCTGCGTGCTGGACGAGCGCACGATCGCGTACCTGCCGGAGGCGTTCACGCCCGGCAGCCGCGAGGTGCTGCGCCGCCTGTTCCCGGACGCGATCCTGGCCGGCGCGGACGACGCCGCGGTGCTCGGCCTGAACGCGGTCAGCGACGGGCACAACGTCGTGCTGCCGGTGCAGGCCGGGAACCTCGCCCAGCAGCTCACGGACCGCGGATTCCGGCCGATCGGGGTGGACGTGTCCGAGCTGCGCAAGGCCGGCGGCGGACCGAAGTGCTGCACGCTCGAGATCCGCGCGGGAGACTGA
- the rocD gene encoding ornithine--oxo-acid transaminase encodes MIIDDLTLTPKALADAERWTAHNYHPLPVVIAEAEGAWVTDVDGRRYLDCLAGYSALNFGHRHPTLIAAAHAQLDRLTLTSRAFVHDQFAAFCKGLAELCGQDLVLPMNTGAEAVETAIKVSRAWGYRVKGVPAGRADIVVADGNFHGRTTTIISFSTDADARNDFGPYTPGFTVVPYGDLDAMASAITEDTVAVLIEPIQGEAGVLVPPPGYLTGVRALCTERNVLFVADEIQSGLGRTGDTFACDHEGVRPDLYLLGKALGGGIVPVSAVAGRRDVLGVLRPGEHGSTFGGNPLACAVATEVVNLLATGEFQRRSAALGGRLHAGLTGLIGRGVIAVRGRGLWAGVDIDPALMTGRRACELLLEQGVLAKDTHGSTIRLAPPLTVTEDDIDFALGRLTAVLSSP; translated from the coding sequence ATGATCATCGACGACCTCACGCTGACGCCGAAGGCGCTGGCGGACGCGGAGCGGTGGACCGCGCACAACTACCACCCGCTGCCGGTGGTCATCGCGGAGGCCGAGGGCGCCTGGGTGACCGACGTCGACGGCCGGCGCTACCTGGACTGCCTCGCCGGTTACTCCGCGCTGAACTTCGGGCACCGGCACCCGACGCTGATCGCGGCCGCGCACGCGCAGCTGGACCGGCTCACGCTGACCAGCCGCGCGTTCGTGCACGATCAGTTCGCGGCGTTCTGCAAGGGGCTCGCCGAGCTGTGCGGCCAGGACCTGGTGCTGCCGATGAACACCGGCGCGGAGGCGGTGGAGACCGCGATCAAGGTGTCCCGGGCCTGGGGCTACCGGGTCAAGGGCGTGCCGGCCGGCCGGGCGGACATCGTCGTGGCGGACGGGAACTTCCACGGCCGGACCACCACGATCATCAGCTTCTCCACGGACGCGGACGCGCGGAACGACTTCGGGCCGTACACGCCGGGGTTCACGGTCGTGCCGTACGGCGACCTGGACGCGATGGCCTCCGCGATCACCGAGGACACGGTCGCGGTGCTGATCGAGCCGATCCAGGGCGAGGCCGGCGTGCTGGTGCCACCGCCCGGATACCTGACCGGCGTGCGCGCGCTCTGCACCGAACGGAACGTGCTGTTCGTGGCCGACGAGATCCAGTCCGGGCTGGGCCGCACCGGCGACACGTTCGCCTGCGACCACGAGGGCGTCCGCCCCGACCTGTACCTGCTGGGCAAGGCGCTCGGCGGCGGCATCGTGCCGGTCTCCGCGGTCGCCGGCCGGCGCGACGTGCTCGGCGTGCTCCGCCCCGGCGAGCACGGCTCCACGTTCGGCGGCAACCCGCTCGCCTGCGCGGTCGCCACCGAGGTGGTGAACCTGCTGGCCACCGGCGAGTTCCAGCGCCGGTCCGCCGCGCTCGGCGGCCGCCTGCACGCCGGGCTCACCGGCCTGATCGGCAGGGGCGTCATCGCGGTACGCGGGCGCGGTCTCTGGGCCGGCGTGGACATCGACCCCGCGCTGATGACCGGCCGGCGCGCCTGCGAGCTGCTGCTGGAGCAGGGCGTCCTGGCCAAGGACACGCACGGCTCCACGATCCGGCTCGCTCCCCCGCTCACCGTGACGGAGGACGACATCGACTTCGCGCTCGGCCGGCTGACGGCGGTCCTCAGCTCCCCCTGA
- a CDS encoding 4a-hydroxytetrahydrobiopterin dehydratase: protein MAQLLDDAAVGKALAQLTGWIGDQEVIVRTVEFPSFPAAIVAVVDIAKIAEELEHHPDIDIRWRTVTFRLTTHSDGGVTERDITLATRIDEIVASVLSQP, encoded by the coding sequence ATGGCGCAGTTGCTGGACGACGCAGCGGTAGGCAAGGCACTCGCGCAGCTCACGGGCTGGATCGGCGATCAGGAGGTGATCGTGCGAACCGTGGAGTTCCCGAGCTTCCCGGCCGCGATCGTCGCCGTGGTCGACATCGCCAAGATCGCTGAGGAGCTCGAGCACCACCCGGACATCGACATCCGGTGGCGCACGGTCACGTTCCGCCTGACCACCCACTCCGACGGCGGAGTCACCGAACGTGACATCACGCTCGCTACCCGGATCGACGAGATCGTGGCCAGCGTGCTGTCGCAGCCCTAG
- a CDS encoding FHA domain-containing protein, protein MRFEISKVLDAIERRLCVDPAMARAVLDLSEIVRYQDLDQGRPASMLRLGMVVDALGRQLAEEDVPVYVVLPRALLSDADLTSNERMVARRWADDGLVEVVPQMNDRVLEIADILGLPVLSRDRFEGLRGTYPWLTEPGRLVAPVVGHGGAALVARVGGGQAASGAPSPAGVRLMSRIWRCPESPCASFGSADGGDSFFADLRQPEQDARPGAQPPPTLRNGAPTCPRHGARLSDAGPRPAAEALAIRVGGVVRQRFVVVADEPLEVGRAPDGGIMLGQWLSDEARKWISRAHVRFDLRGGELSVTDVSTNGTGIRPGGSMDEDDRLIIKRKTRVLEPTDLVELYPGVHVGRARNWSSGGVSDPVSVLTDAPTMSLRVVPRS, encoded by the coding sequence GTGAGATTCGAGATCAGCAAGGTGCTCGACGCCATCGAGCGGCGCCTGTGCGTCGACCCGGCGATGGCGCGTGCCGTCCTCGACCTGTCGGAGATCGTCCGATATCAGGACCTCGATCAGGGCCGGCCGGCCAGCATGCTGCGCCTCGGCATGGTCGTCGACGCGCTCGGCCGTCAGCTCGCCGAGGAGGACGTGCCCGTCTACGTGGTGCTCCCCCGAGCGCTGCTCTCCGACGCCGACCTCACCTCCAACGAGCGCATGGTCGCCCGCCGCTGGGCCGACGACGGGCTCGTCGAGGTCGTGCCGCAGATGAACGACCGCGTCCTGGAGATCGCGGACATCCTCGGCCTGCCGGTGCTCAGCCGCGACCGCTTCGAGGGCCTCCGGGGGACGTACCCGTGGCTCACCGAGCCCGGCCGGCTCGTCGCGCCGGTCGTCGGCCACGGCGGCGCCGCGCTCGTCGCCCGCGTCGGCGGTGGCCAGGCCGCGTCCGGCGCTCCGTCCCCGGCCGGCGTGCGCCTGATGAGCCGGATCTGGCGCTGCCCGGAGAGCCCGTGCGCGAGCTTCGGCAGCGCCGACGGTGGCGACAGCTTCTTCGCCGACCTGCGCCAGCCCGAGCAGGACGCCCGCCCCGGCGCACAGCCGCCGCCCACGCTCCGCAACGGCGCACCCACCTGCCCGCGGCACGGCGCCCGCCTCTCCGACGCCGGCCCGCGCCCGGCCGCGGAGGCGCTCGCGATCCGCGTCGGCGGCGTGGTCCGCCAGCGCTTCGTGGTCGTCGCGGACGAGCCGCTCGAGGTCGGCCGCGCCCCCGACGGCGGCATCATGCTCGGCCAGTGGCTCTCCGACGAGGCCCGTAAGTGGATCAGCCGCGCCCACGTCCGCTTCGACCTGCGCGGCGGCGAGCTCTCCGTCACCGACGTCAGCACCAACGGCACCGGCATCCGCCCGGGCGGCAGCATGGACGAGGACGACCGGCTCATCATCAAGCGCAAGACGCGCGTGCTGGAGCCGACCGACCTGGTCGAGCTCTACCCCGGCGTCCACGTCGGCCGCGCCCGCAACTGGTCCTCCGGCGGCGTCTCCGACCCGGTCTCCGTCCTCACCGACGCGCCCACGATGAGCCTGCGAGTCGTACCGCGATCCTGA
- a CDS encoding rhamnogalacturonan lyase yields MTTAQSRRVREIAVFGAAGVIAAGAVAYFVAPSQAATDAAPTATVAAESGRQTEDLDRGVVSVRAGNDNLVSWRLLGTEPAATSFNLYRNGIRVTTTSATNFLDKGAAAGSSYTVRAVLNGTEAAASPASLTFANGYLDVKLSVPPAGNGYTYSANDASVGDLDGDGDYEFVVKWDPSNSKDNSQSGVTGNVYVDAYTLQGQRLWRIDLGRNIRAGAHYTQFQVYDYDGDGRAEVAMKTADGTVDGAGTVIGSATADHRNSAGYVLAGPEFLTVFDGRSGAALSTVNFVPPRGTVSAWGDSYGNRVDRFLAGTAYLDGSRPSLIMARGYYTRSVITAWDFRDGTLKQRWTFDTNTSGNSAYAGQGNHQLSIADVDADGRDEIVYGSMALDDNGAKLWNTGNGHGDALHVGDLIPARAGLEVFKVDEDSAKPAMWMGDARTGAIIWKTAANGDNGRGVAGDVWAGSPGAESWSSADAGLRNTAGADIGRKPSMTNMLIWWDGDPVRELLDGNKIAKYGTAGDTRLLTGDGASNNSTKANPSLSGDILGDWREELVLRTADSTALRIYSTPHETTTRIHTLMHDAQYRTAIAWQNTGYNQPPHPSFFIGAGMTTPAQPAIHVR; encoded by the coding sequence ATGACCACAGCACAATCCCGCCGGGTACGCGAGATCGCGGTCTTCGGCGCCGCCGGAGTGATCGCCGCCGGCGCGGTCGCCTACTTCGTCGCACCGTCCCAGGCCGCCACCGACGCCGCGCCCACGGCCACGGTGGCGGCCGAGTCCGGCCGGCAGACGGAGGACCTGGACCGCGGCGTCGTCAGCGTCCGGGCCGGCAACGACAACCTGGTCAGCTGGCGGCTCCTCGGTACCGAACCGGCCGCGACGTCGTTCAACCTCTACCGCAACGGCATCCGCGTCACCACCACCAGCGCCACGAACTTCCTGGACAAGGGGGCCGCGGCCGGCTCGTCGTACACGGTGCGGGCCGTTCTGAACGGCACCGAGGCGGCGGCGTCGCCGGCCTCGCTCACGTTCGCGAACGGCTACCTGGACGTGAAGCTCTCCGTGCCACCGGCCGGGAACGGCTACACCTACTCCGCGAACGACGCGTCCGTCGGCGACCTGGACGGCGACGGGGACTACGAGTTCGTGGTCAAGTGGGATCCGTCCAACTCCAAGGACAACTCGCAGTCCGGCGTGACCGGCAACGTGTACGTCGACGCGTACACGCTGCAGGGTCAACGCCTGTGGCGGATCGATCTGGGCCGCAACATCCGGGCCGGCGCGCACTACACCCAGTTCCAGGTGTACGACTACGACGGCGACGGACGGGCCGAGGTCGCGATGAAGACCGCGGACGGCACGGTCGACGGCGCCGGCACGGTCATCGGCTCGGCCACGGCGGACCACCGCAACTCGGCCGGATACGTGCTCGCCGGCCCGGAGTTCCTGACCGTCTTCGACGGACGGTCCGGCGCCGCCCTGTCCACCGTGAACTTCGTACCGCCGCGCGGCACGGTCTCGGCCTGGGGCGACTCGTACGGCAACCGGGTCGACCGGTTCCTGGCCGGCACCGCGTACCTGGACGGCTCGCGCCCGTCACTGATCATGGCGCGCGGCTACTACACCCGCTCGGTGATCACCGCCTGGGACTTCCGGGACGGCACGCTGAAGCAGCGCTGGACCTTCGACACGAACACGTCCGGCAACAGCGCCTACGCCGGCCAGGGCAACCACCAGCTCTCGATCGCGGACGTGGACGCGGACGGCCGGGACGAGATCGTCTACGGATCCATGGCGCTCGACGACAACGGCGCCAAGCTGTGGAACACCGGTAACGGCCACGGCGACGCGCTGCACGTCGGCGACCTGATCCCGGCCCGCGCCGGCCTGGAGGTCTTCAAGGTCGACGAGGACTCCGCCAAGCCGGCGATGTGGATGGGGGACGCGCGTACCGGCGCGATCATCTGGAAGACGGCCGCGAACGGCGACAACGGCCGCGGCGTCGCAGGCGACGTCTGGGCCGGCTCGCCCGGCGCCGAGTCCTGGTCGTCCGCGGACGCCGGCCTGCGGAACACCGCCGGCGCCGACATCGGCCGCAAGCCGTCGATGACCAACATGCTGATCTGGTGGGACGGTGACCCGGTCCGCGAGCTGCTGGACGGCAACAAGATCGCCAAGTACGGCACGGCCGGCGACACCCGCCTGCTCACCGGCGACGGCGCGTCCAACAACTCCACCAAGGCCAACCCGTCGCTGTCCGGCGACATCCTCGGCGACTGGCGCGAGGAACTGGTGCTGCGCACCGCGGACAGCACCGCGCTCCGCATCTACTCGACGCCGCACGAGACCACCACCCGCATCCACACGCTGATGCACGACGCCCAGTACCGCACCGCGATCGCCTGGCAGAACACCGGCTACAACCAGCCGCCGCACCCGAGCTTCTTCATCGGCGCGGGCATGACCACCCCGGCCCAGCCCGCCATCCACGTCCGGTAG
- a CDS encoding serine/threonine-protein kinase, with protein sequence MPSLHPGGLLARRYRIIDRIGAGGMSVIWRAHDEVLDRTVALKVLAASLAADTRFRSLVRQEARAAAAFVHPHVTAVHDYGEEIDPDGTVTAFVVMELLHGEVLEARLSQGPLDSEHAVRVCAEVAEALAAAHRLGIVHRDVTPANVMLTALGAKVLDFGIATHVGAPDEDEEGDTFGTPAYVAPERLDGTPAQPATDVYSLGVLLYETVTGRVPYPAETWDDLTVALAGSAAPPVDALPDDVAEICLRCLDRDPRARPTAHQVAASLRGLLPVPVRPRGRRRVALPAAGALMAVAVVSAALVAGTLLRPPAQLAAPHPPADAATPAPAGSPSYVSPSAVPVPVPASATAPVPTVREAMAALGHILDDGVARGEITADAGQDLRNLVRNLEANLAAGGALDLASQVRNLHVKVGDRLREGKISAEYATELGAALDRLATAV encoded by the coding sequence ATGCCCTCGCTGCACCCCGGCGGGCTGCTGGCCCGTAGGTACCGCATCATCGATCGGATCGGCGCCGGCGGCATGTCGGTGATCTGGCGCGCGCACGACGAGGTCCTCGACCGCACGGTGGCGCTGAAGGTGCTGGCCGCCTCGCTCGCCGCGGACACCCGGTTCCGCTCGCTGGTCCGGCAGGAGGCGCGCGCGGCCGCCGCGTTCGTCCACCCGCACGTCACCGCGGTGCACGACTACGGCGAGGAGATCGACCCGGACGGCACGGTCACCGCGTTCGTGGTGATGGAGCTGCTGCACGGTGAGGTGCTGGAGGCGCGGCTGAGCCAGGGCCCGCTGGACTCCGAGCACGCGGTGCGGGTCTGCGCGGAGGTGGCGGAGGCGCTCGCGGCCGCGCACCGGCTCGGCATCGTGCACCGGGACGTGACCCCGGCGAACGTCATGCTTACCGCGCTCGGCGCCAAGGTGCTCGACTTCGGCATCGCCACCCACGTCGGCGCGCCGGACGAGGACGAGGAGGGCGACACGTTCGGCACCCCGGCCTACGTGGCGCCGGAGCGGCTGGACGGGACACCGGCGCAGCCCGCCACGGACGTCTACTCGCTGGGCGTCCTGCTCTACGAGACCGTGACCGGCCGGGTGCCGTACCCGGCGGAGACCTGGGACGACCTGACCGTGGCGCTGGCCGGCTCGGCGGCGCCGCCGGTGGACGCGCTGCCGGACGACGTGGCCGAGATCTGCCTGCGCTGCCTGGACCGGGACCCGCGCGCCCGGCCGACCGCGCACCAGGTGGCGGCGTCGCTGCGCGGGCTGCTGCCGGTGCCGGTCCGGCCCCGGGGCCGTCGCCGGGTGGCGCTGCCGGCCGCGGGCGCGCTGATGGCGGTCGCGGTCGTCTCCGCCGCGCTGGTCGCGGGCACGCTGCTGCGCCCGCCGGCCCAGCTGGCCGCACCGCACCCGCCCGCGGACGCGGCCACACCGGCACCGGCCGGCAGCCCGTCCTACGTCTCTCCGTCCGCCGTCCCGGTTCCGGTCCCGGCCAGCGCGACCGCGCCGGTGCCCACGGTCCGCGAGGCGATGGCGGCGCTCGGCCACATCCTGGACGACGGAGTGGCGCGCGGTGAGATCACCGCGGACGCCGGCCAGGACCTGCGCAACCTGGTGCGGAACCTGGAGGCGAACCTGGCCGCGGGCGGCGCGCTGGATCTCGCGTCCCAGGTGCGCAACCTGCACGTGAAGGTCGGCGACCGGCTGCGCGAGGGCAAGATCTCCGCGGAGTACGCGACCGAGCTGGGCGCGGCGCTGGACCGGCTGGCGACCGCGGTTTAG